In Microbulbifer celer, a single window of DNA contains:
- the leuC gene encoding 3-isopropylmalate dehydratase large subunit → MGQQAHNKQTLYDKLWEDHLVKSRDDGTALIYIDRHLIHEVTSPQAFEGLRLAGRKPWRTDSVVATPDHNVPSDAAERSGGIAGIQDEVSRIQVQTLDENCTEFGIVEFGINDPGQGIVHVIGPETGATLPGMTVVCGDSHTSTHGALGALAHGIGTSEVEHVMATQCLIQKKMKNMLVRVDGELGPGVTAKDVVLAIIGKIGTAGGTGYAIEFGGSAIRSLSMEGRMTICNMAIEAGARAGMVAVDQVTLDYVKGKPYAPKGAQWDMAVENWSRLHSDDGAHFDAIVELKAEEIEPQVSWGTSPEMVAAVSAAVPDPAAESDATKKSGIERALEYMGLKAGQKITDINLDRVFIGSCTNSRIEDLRAAAAVAKGHKKADSVKQVLVVPGSQSVKVQAEKEGLDKVFVAAGFEWREPSCSMCLAMNADKLGAGEHCASTSNRNFEGRQGYGGRTHLVSPSMAAAAAIAGHFVDVREMQKTAVSEKGDA, encoded by the coding sequence ATGGGCCAGCAAGCGCACAATAAACAGACGCTTTACGACAAGCTCTGGGAAGACCACTTGGTCAAAAGCCGCGATGACGGCACTGCACTGATTTATATCGATCGCCACCTGATTCACGAAGTGACCTCGCCCCAGGCCTTCGAGGGGCTACGCCTGGCCGGCCGCAAGCCGTGGCGGACGGATTCTGTGGTCGCCACTCCGGACCACAATGTGCCGTCCGATGCCGCGGAGCGTTCCGGTGGCATTGCCGGGATCCAGGATGAGGTGTCCCGCATTCAGGTGCAGACACTGGATGAGAACTGTACCGAGTTCGGTATTGTCGAGTTCGGTATCAATGACCCGGGCCAAGGCATTGTGCATGTGATCGGTCCGGAGACCGGGGCGACGCTGCCGGGGATGACGGTGGTGTGTGGTGACTCACATACTTCCACCCACGGTGCGCTGGGTGCGCTGGCGCACGGGATCGGTACTTCTGAGGTGGAGCATGTGATGGCCACCCAGTGTCTGATCCAGAAGAAGATGAAGAACATGCTGGTGCGCGTGGACGGTGAGCTCGGTCCGGGCGTTACCGCAAAAGACGTGGTGCTGGCGATAATCGGCAAGATCGGTACTGCTGGCGGTACCGGTTACGCGATTGAGTTTGGCGGTTCTGCAATCCGCAGTCTGTCCATGGAAGGTCGTATGACGATCTGCAATATGGCCATCGAAGCCGGCGCGCGCGCGGGCATGGTAGCGGTGGATCAGGTGACGTTGGACTATGTGAAAGGCAAGCCCTATGCACCCAAGGGGGCGCAGTGGGATATGGCGGTGGAAAACTGGAGCCGTCTGCATTCCGACGACGGCGCGCATTTTGATGCAATCGTTGAGCTGAAGGCGGAAGAAATCGAGCCGCAGGTAAGCTGGGGCACTTCTCCGGAAATGGTTGCTGCGGTGAGCGCGGCGGTGCCCGATCCCGCAGCGGAAAGCGACGCTACCAAGAAGTCCGGTATCGAACGCGCACTGGAATATATGGGCTTGAAAGCGGGCCAGAAGATTACCGATATCAACCTGGATCGCGTTTTCATTGGTTCCTGCACCAACTCCCGGATCGAGGACCTGCGCGCTGCTGCCGCAGTGGCCAAAGGTCACAAGAAGGCCGACAGTGTGAAGCAGGTGCTTGTTGTGCCCGGTTCCCAGTCGGTAAAAGTGCAGGCGGAAAAAGAGGGGCTGGACAAGGTATTTGTGGCAGCGGGTTTTGAATGGCGCGAGCCGTCCTGCTCCATGTGTCTGGCGATGAATGCGGACAAGTTGGGTGCCGGTGAGCACTGTGCTTCCACGTCCAACCGCAACTTTGAAGGTCGCCAGGGCTACGGTGGTCGTACCCATCTGGTGAGCCCGAGCATGGCGGCGGCTGCGGCGATTGCGGGTCACTTTGTGGATGTGCGTGAAATGCAGAAGACTGCCGTGAGTGAAAAAGGAGACGCGTGA
- the leuD gene encoding 3-isopropylmalate dehydratase small subunit, producing MKAFTQHKGIAAPMDRANVDTDLIIPKQFLKSIKRTGFGPNLFDELRYLDEGQPGQDCSQRPVNPDFPLNHPRYAGASVLLARKNFGCGSSREHAPWALDDYGFRAVIAPSFADIFFNNCFKNGLLPIVVDEDTVEQLFQEMYAEKGYALTIDLEKQQVIKPNGETIGFEVDEFRKHCLLNGLDDIGLTLEDADAIRSYEAKRREQAPWLFDAVK from the coding sequence ATGAAAGCTTTTACCCAACATAAAGGCATTGCCGCTCCAATGGATCGCGCCAATGTGGATACGGATCTGATTATTCCGAAGCAGTTCCTGAAATCCATCAAGCGCACCGGTTTTGGCCCGAACCTGTTCGATGAGCTGCGCTATCTCGATGAAGGCCAGCCGGGGCAGGATTGCAGCCAGCGCCCCGTAAACCCGGATTTTCCGCTGAACCACCCGCGTTATGCAGGCGCATCAGTATTGTTGGCGCGCAAGAATTTCGGTTGTGGTTCCAGCCGTGAGCACGCGCCCTGGGCGTTGGATGATTACGGTTTCCGCGCGGTGATTGCGCCGAGTTTTGCGGACATCTTTTTCAATAACTGTTTCAAGAATGGTCTGTTGCCGATCGTTGTGGATGAGGACACCGTCGAGCAGTTGTTCCAGGAGATGTACGCCGAGAAAGGCTACGCGCTGACCATCGATCTGGAAAAGCAGCAGGTAATCAAGCCCAATGGCGAGACCATCGGGTTTGAAGTGGATGAATTTCGCAAGCACTGCCTGCTGAACGGCCTCGATGATATCGGCCTGACTCTGGAAGATGCGGATGCGATCCGCTCGTATGAAGCCAAGCGTCGTGAACAGGCGCCGTGGCTGTTTGATGCAGTGAAATAG
- the leuB gene encoding 3-isopropylmalate dehydrogenase: MSKKIMILPGDGIGPEIVEQAVAVLKVADEKFGLNLEFTEGLIGGASIDAHGEPLTDAELKNAGECDAVLLGAVGGPKWDTLDRAIRPEKGLLKIRSGLGLYANLRPAILYPQLAEASSLKPEVVSGLDILIVRELTGGIYFGEPRGIKTLENGEKQGYNTYVYKESEIERIARTAFEAAQKRGGKLCSVDKANVLDVTVLWREVLDRLAPEYPDVELSHMYVDNAAMQLVRAPKQFDVMVTGNMFGDILSDAAAMLTGSIGMLPSASMNESGFGLYEPCHGSAPDIAGQGVANPLATILSAAMMLRYSLDMGEAAAAIEAAVSKVLDQGLRTADIYTEGSKKVSTAEMGAAVVAAF, encoded by the coding sequence GTGAGCAAAAAAATCATGATCCTCCCGGGCGACGGTATTGGCCCGGAAATTGTCGAGCAGGCGGTAGCGGTACTGAAAGTTGCCGATGAGAAGTTTGGCCTGAACCTGGAATTTACCGAAGGCCTGATCGGCGGGGCGTCAATCGATGCCCACGGTGAACCGCTGACCGATGCCGAACTGAAAAACGCCGGCGAGTGCGACGCCGTACTGCTGGGCGCCGTGGGTGGTCCCAAGTGGGATACTCTCGACCGCGCCATCCGTCCGGAAAAGGGCCTGCTGAAAATCCGCAGCGGACTCGGCCTCTACGCCAATCTGCGTCCGGCCATTCTCTATCCGCAGCTGGCCGAAGCGTCTTCCCTGAAGCCGGAAGTGGTTTCGGGTCTCGACATTCTGATCGTGCGCGAATTGACCGGTGGTATCTACTTCGGAGAACCCCGCGGTATCAAAACATTGGAGAATGGTGAGAAACAGGGCTACAACACCTACGTCTACAAAGAGTCGGAAATCGAGCGTATCGCCCGTACCGCGTTCGAAGCGGCACAGAAGCGCGGCGGCAAGTTGTGCTCCGTCGATAAAGCCAATGTACTGGATGTGACCGTACTGTGGCGCGAAGTGCTGGACCGCCTGGCGCCGGAGTATCCGGATGTGGAGCTGTCACATATGTACGTCGACAACGCGGCCATGCAGCTGGTGCGTGCACCCAAGCAGTTCGATGTGATGGTGACCGGCAATATGTTTGGCGACATTCTGTCCGATGCCGCCGCCATGCTGACCGGCTCCATTGGTATGTTGCCTTCGGCTTCCATGAACGAAAGCGGTTTTGGCCTTTACGAACCCTGTCACGGCAGCGCGCCGGATATCGCAGGGCAGGGCGTCGCCAATCCGCTGGCCACCATTTTGTCTGCCGCGATGATGCTGCGCTACTCCCTCGATATGGGCGAGGCCGCAGCAGCGATCGAAGCGGCAGTGAGCAAGGTACTGGATCAGGGACTGCGTACCGCGGATATTTATACCGAAGGCTCGAAGAAAGTCTCCACCGCGGAAATGGGCGCAGCAGTGGTGGCCGCTTTCTGA
- the asd gene encoding aspartate-semialdehyde dehydrogenase: MNKVGFVGWRGMVGSVLMGRMLEESDFAHIAEPVFFSTSNAGGKAPEIGKEVAPLKDAYDLDALAELDAVVSCQGGDYTKEVFAKLREKGWNGYWIDAASSLRMDDDAIIVLDPVNRDVIDRGIESGVKNYIGGNCTVSLMLMGLGGLFKEGLVEWVTAQTYQAASGSGAKHMRELISQMGSIRDGVASELADPASAILEIDRKVAETMRSGDFPTAQFGEPLAGSLLPWIDTQLESGQSREEWKAQVEANKILATETDVPVDGTCVRIGAMRCHSQAFTVKLKKDLPMEEIEKLIGSANDWVKVVPNDREVTLKELTPTAVTGKLDIPVGRLRKLSMGGEYLNAFTVGDQLLWGAAEPLRRVLLILLGKL, from the coding sequence ATGAACAAGGTAGGATTCGTAGGTTGGCGCGGTATGGTCGGCTCCGTTTTGATGGGCCGCATGCTGGAAGAAAGCGATTTCGCGCATATCGCCGAGCCGGTATTTTTCTCCACTTCCAACGCGGGTGGTAAAGCGCCTGAGATTGGCAAAGAAGTTGCGCCCCTGAAAGACGCCTACGACCTGGACGCACTGGCGGAGCTGGATGCGGTTGTCAGCTGTCAGGGCGGTGACTACACCAAAGAAGTTTTCGCGAAGCTGCGCGAAAAAGGTTGGAATGGCTACTGGATCGATGCGGCCTCCAGCCTGCGCATGGACGATGATGCCATCATCGTGCTGGACCCGGTGAACCGCGACGTGATCGATCGCGGCATCGAGTCCGGTGTGAAAAATTACATCGGCGGTAACTGCACCGTGAGCCTGATGTTGATGGGCCTGGGCGGCCTGTTCAAGGAAGGCCTCGTTGAGTGGGTAACCGCACAGACTTACCAGGCGGCCAGTGGCTCCGGTGCCAAGCACATGCGCGAGCTGATCTCCCAGATGGGCAGCATCCGTGACGGTGTGGCGTCCGAACTGGCAGATCCGGCCAGCGCGATTCTGGAAATTGATCGCAAGGTAGCAGAAACCATGCGCAGCGGTGATTTCCCCACCGCGCAGTTCGGCGAGCCGCTGGCGGGCAGCCTGCTGCCGTGGATCGATACCCAGCTGGAATCCGGCCAGAGCCGCGAAGAGTGGAAGGCGCAGGTGGAAGCCAACAAGATTCTGGCCACCGAAACTGATGTGCCGGTGGATGGTACGTGCGTACGTATCGGTGCGATGCGCTGTCACAGCCAGGCGTTCACTGTGAAGCTGAAAAAAGATCTGCCGATGGAGGAGATCGAAAAGCTGATCGGTTCCGCCAACGACTGGGTGAAGGTTGTGCCGAACGACCGCGAAGTAACCCTGAAAGAGCTGACCCCGACTGCCGTTACCGGCAAGCTGGATATCCCGGTGGGCCGTCTGCGCAAGCTGAGCATGGGTGGTGAATACTTGAATGCCTTCACCGTGGGCGACCAGCTGCTGTGGGGCGCCGCAGAACCTCTGCGTCGTGTACTGCTGATCCTGCTGGGTAAGCTGTAA
- a CDS encoding type I secretion system permease/ATPase: MSTTSTKGSLDSGISALVILARFHQVAADPDQLRHQFASSEQQFRESEIIRAARHLLLKARGFSADWDKLSRLALPAIAELDDGSFVVLARVAEDKVLIQGPSGKGPETLSKDAFLSRWSGRLVLIAKRSILPGITGKFDISWFIPAILKYKHLLRDVILASFFIQLFALITPLFFQVMIDKVLVHKGLTTLDVLAFGLIVISVFDVLLNGLRNYLFTHTTNRVDVTLGAKLYHHLTRLPVAYFLTRQVGNTVARVRELDTIRNFITSSALTLLIDLFFTIVFFAVMYFYSPTLTWIVLGSIPFYVALSVYITPILRRRLDEKFKRGAENQAFLTESIAGIETVKAMAVEPQMQRRWEENLAGYVAASFKANNLGNIAGQVAQLINKVVTVLILWVGATLVMRNDLSIGQLIAFNMIAGRVSGPILKLVQLWQDFQQAGISIERLGDILNTPTEPGHNPNRTTLPKVRGRVTFDNVSFRYGPDQPHILRELSLEVKSGEVVGIVGRSGSGKSTLTKLVQRLYLPESGRVLVDGIDLAQMEPAWLRRQVGVVLQENRLFNQSVKDNIALVDPSLPMERVVQAARLAGAHDFIVELSEGYDTLVGEQGASLSGGQRQRIAIARALITNPRILIFDEATSALDYESERIIQENMRHICRDRTVFIIAHRLSTVRHADRILVVDKGRIVESGPHDALLEQEGYYARLHSYQNHTPVLKTVSIDSGAGRQQS, from the coding sequence ATGAGTACTACTAGTACCAAAGGGAGTTTGGACTCCGGTATTTCCGCGCTGGTAATACTGGCGCGCTTTCACCAGGTTGCCGCTGACCCCGATCAGCTCCGTCACCAGTTCGCTTCCAGCGAACAGCAGTTTCGCGAATCCGAGATCATTCGTGCTGCGCGGCATCTGCTCCTGAAAGCCCGGGGTTTTTCCGCAGATTGGGACAAACTGTCCCGCCTTGCCCTGCCCGCCATTGCTGAACTCGATGATGGCTCCTTTGTTGTTCTTGCTCGGGTGGCGGAGGATAAAGTCCTTATTCAGGGGCCGTCCGGCAAAGGCCCGGAAACCCTTTCCAAAGATGCGTTCCTCTCTCGCTGGAGCGGTCGTTTAGTACTGATCGCAAAGCGCTCCATCCTGCCGGGAATAACCGGCAAGTTTGATATCAGCTGGTTTATCCCTGCAATCCTCAAGTACAAGCATCTATTGCGGGACGTTATTCTCGCTTCCTTTTTTATCCAGCTGTTTGCACTGATTACACCGCTGTTTTTTCAGGTAATGATCGACAAGGTGCTGGTGCACAAGGGCCTGACCACCCTTGATGTGCTGGCGTTCGGTCTTATCGTGATCTCTGTTTTCGATGTGTTGCTGAACGGACTGCGCAACTACCTGTTTACCCACACCACCAATAGGGTGGATGTCACCCTGGGAGCCAAGCTCTACCACCACCTGACTCGTTTGCCCGTTGCCTATTTCCTCACCCGCCAGGTGGGCAATACGGTGGCGCGTGTGCGGGAGCTGGATACGATTCGAAATTTTATTACTAGCTCGGCGCTCACCCTGCTTATCGATCTGTTCTTTACCATCGTGTTCTTTGCGGTGATGTACTTTTACAGTCCTACGCTGACCTGGATTGTTTTGGGCTCCATCCCCTTCTATGTAGCTCTCTCGGTCTACATTACACCCATCCTGCGCCGCAGGTTGGACGAAAAGTTCAAGCGCGGAGCGGAAAACCAGGCCTTCCTTACCGAGTCCATTGCGGGTATCGAAACCGTAAAGGCCATGGCGGTGGAGCCTCAGATGCAACGCCGCTGGGAGGAGAACCTGGCGGGCTATGTGGCCGCGTCCTTCAAGGCCAATAATCTGGGCAATATCGCGGGCCAGGTGGCGCAACTGATCAATAAAGTGGTCACAGTGCTGATCTTATGGGTGGGTGCAACCCTGGTGATGCGCAATGACCTGAGCATCGGCCAGCTGATCGCCTTCAATATGATCGCCGGCCGGGTCAGCGGCCCCATTCTCAAACTGGTGCAGCTCTGGCAGGACTTCCAGCAGGCGGGAATCTCCATAGAGCGCCTGGGGGATATCCTCAACACGCCGACCGAGCCAGGCCATAACCCCAATCGCACCACCTTGCCGAAGGTGCGGGGCAGGGTGACCTTTGACAATGTCTCCTTTCGCTATGGGCCGGATCAGCCCCATATCCTGCGCGAGCTTTCGCTGGAGGTGAAATCCGGGGAGGTGGTGGGCATTGTCGGCCGCTCCGGGTCGGGGAAGAGCACCCTGACCAAGCTGGTTCAGCGCCTCTATTTACCGGAATCTGGCCGCGTACTGGTGGATGGCATAGACCTGGCGCAGATGGAGCCGGCCTGGCTGCGCCGCCAGGTGGGTGTAGTGCTGCAGGAAAACCGGCTGTTCAACCAATCGGTCAAGGACAATATCGCCCTGGTTGACCCCAGCCTGCCAATGGAGCGGGTGGTCCAGGCGGCCAGGCTCGCCGGCGCCCACGATTTTATCGTCGAGCTCTCGGAAGGCTACGACACATTGGTGGGCGAGCAGGGGGCCTCCCTCTCCGGCGGGCAGCGGCAGCGCATAGCGATTGCCCGGGCCCTGATCACCAACCCGCGCATTCTGATCTTCGACGAGGCCACCAGTGCCTTGGACTATGAATCCGAACGGATTATCCAGGAGAACATGCGCCATATATGCCGGGACCGCACAGTATTTATTATCGCCCACCGCCTCTCTACCGTACGCCATGCGGATCGCATACTGGTGGTGGACAAGGGTCGCATTGTCGAGAGTGGCCCGCACGACGCATTGCTGGAGCAGGAGGGCTACTACGCACGGTTGCACAGCTATCAAAATCATACGCCGGTTTTGAAGACGGTATCCATCGATAGCGGTGCGGGGAGGCAGCAGTCGTGA